The Lathyrus oleraceus cultivar Zhongwan6 chromosome 5, CAAS_Psat_ZW6_1.0, whole genome shotgun sequence genome includes the window AGGAAAATATGAGTGTAAACCACATAGTGTCGATTGTACTTGTTTGATTTGTGTTGTAATTGAAAGAGGAATAAAATCCTCTTAGGGTTTTGTATTTATAATAATTGATGATGAGTTGTGAAACTGAAACAATAGATTATCTTATTTGTCTTATTCATAATTAAATTTTCTTAATCAAAAGCATAATCGAAAACCTAACCCCCATTGTTCCAATCGGTTGGTTAATTTAAGTCAATAGTCCTTGCGATACGAATCGAGTGTCTCTTCTGTTTACTACCCTTATAAGCTTGTTTTTGACCTGTGTGCGAAAGCGGATCACCCAACTTGTTGCAATATTATTTATGAACATGAAAAAATGCAACACAATCAAATATACAATACTTAAGGTTCTCTAATATAGGAACAAAGGGAAAACACAAGATCATAAATTGGGCAAGAGTAACATTACCTAAAACGTGAGATGAGACCCAATTAATCAGACTAGTAATAATAAGATTTATCTTTCCCCAATAAGAATTGAGAACGAACATTTGAAATAAGAGAGATCAAACAACTTCAATTaaatgattattttttatttatgcaacaccattttgttgaggaggTGTCAACATACATGAATTTATAGATAATGTTATGTTAACTAGTGAAGTTGGAAAATGCATGATTGACATATATTCTTTACCATTATGAGATCAAATTCTTGTTATACATTTTCTAAATTGTGTTTGTACCATATTATAAAATTGGATAAATTATTATGCTACTTCCAATTTAATATTCATTAAGAAGATTCGAGTTACTCGAGTATAATCACTCAAATATGAGACAAActatttttcacaaaaaatattagAGCTATGGGAAAGTTCCCAAACATCATGATGAATAACATTAAATGGTTAAACACTTTTATTTAAACCGAAATAAAGAGACATGATTATATTTTGCTAAGTGACAAACATCATACTTAAAAGACTCAACATGCTATTGTAAGAACAAAGACGAAAATATATACTTAATTATATAAAATAGAGGATGCCCAAAACGCTTGTGCTGAAGTCAAATTTGTGATTTAGAAGATGAAGACTCAAACTGGAGACAAAAGGACAATACCTTTGAACAATCTGACTTTTCAGAGAAGTAGTGTAACTCTTCCTTTTCTTAAGCGATTCCAACCGCCTCCTCTGTGATAAGGTTCTTAAAACACAATGAGaagtaaaaatattattttataattcTGATCACATGTAATCTTATGGATGAAAATTAAATTGTTGGAAAGTGTAGGAATATGAAGTACAAATTATAACTTGAATGAAAGACGTAAGTTAATGTTTCGAGTTCCAACAACATGAGCAAGAAAGCCCTCAACATTAGTGATATAAGAAATACTCAAAGGTGAAATACAAGAGGATAGTAATATGAAATCAAGTGTCATATGATTATTAGCACCAGAGTAAATAATCTAAATGTTCTTAGGAACACTATCACAAATAGTAAAAGATCGAGTGTGCAAACTTTTATCAATAATTGTTGAAGGGGTACCATAATTTATAGCTTATTCTATTGAAAATTCAACGAAAAAGGGTGCGTTGAACAACTAGCCGAATAAAAATCAGCCTTAATAAAAAAtacctaaaaaaatgaaatgttAGAATTCGATTTTGACCACACAGACAGAACGAAGAGGGACATATGGGAAAAATGACGGTTAAACGGATGTCAAGACAATGTTGTGTATGGTATACTCACAACCTGACTCAGGCGCCGGGATGAAGGTAACACATGATGTAACATGTAACGATCTATGGTGATGGAGTTTTTGAGTCTGAGGGGCGTCAATCACTTTGGGTGAAAATGGACATTAATAAAACCTAAGCGATAACTAGaaacaaaacaataaaataacgATGATTCAAGAAAAATTATAAAACAAAGTAATAATAGTCCCCAATATAAGACAAAAAAAAAGTAATTTATTAATGACAATTCAGATTTATCTAGAAGCGAGTTCCAAAGTTCAGAAGCTTTGTTATACTAAGAtgtaaaataaaattttaatatatTAAAAGTTATTGAAATCCGTAGCTGATATTAATTTGATTGACCTAGGACTGTTTTTAATTGATATGTaatattttattataatataTGGACCAACCCTTCCTCTGTCTTCCAAAAAAAAATCTAACCGCCACATACCTCTCTCTCTCTTCACCCGATTTGTTTCTTTCTGCTCCTTTTTCTATATGGGAAAACCTCTGATTTTCAGCATCACTACCTCCATGATTTTACTGTTAAATGTGAATATTATGCTTTTGTTTTTGGTGGAGTAGGATGTTCTTTGATAGTGTTTTGATGGAGAAAGAGTATGATGTTGTTACATTGTATTCAATATTGAGGAAACAACCAAGCATATCTGGTGCATTAGAAGTTTTATTTAGCTCAAATTTCATTATGTCGTTTTTGTGTATCTTAGTTTTATATTGAAGTGTAGTGTTTTGAATAAAGTTATAGATTTTTCTAAAttgtaaatatatatatatatatatatatatatatatatatatatatatatatatatatatatatatatatatatatatatatatatatatatatatatatatatatatatatatatatatatatatatatatatatatatatatatatatatatatatatatatatatatatatatatatatatatatatactgtGCATGTGCAGCATGTCGGCAGCAAAGAGTCCTAAATATTAGAGGGTCCAAACTTTtgaaatttttaatttttaatttataaatattaataaaaaaaatgttattaaaaaaactcaataatCAAAAGAAATATTATGATAAAAATTCAATATATATAAAAATCAAGAATgatcaaaatttaaaataattataattaaatttatttttaatttatatataaatatatttttgtatttaGAATGAGTCTCGGATATAATTGGGCCGGTCCTGTTAATATATAGTCTGATATTTATAATGCCTAAATTttgttttctattttttaatttttattttctgaaATTCATTGCAAGAGCTTTAATCCTTTACCGGCTGCTAATTTAAGTTCGGttatttttttttagttttaacTACAAATACTCCCTCTATTCTCTTTTATAAGAAATTTTTATTTcttaaatttattaaataattaatttacattttatatatatatatatatatatatatatatatatatatatatatatatatatatatatatatatatatatatattctaaatACATCATTTATTTTATGAACATAAAAACTAAACCTAAAAACCAAAATTTACTTATAAAAAAGAAGGAAGGGAGTACCTTATTTGTTGACCATAAGTAACACTAATGCCACATATTTTGTTCTTTTGTTACAATTGCAATGCTGAGTTTGCAATTAGTATTAGTTTTAGTGAATAGGATTCTTGACATGCTTTTAATGAATAATTAGATTTAGACTTGCGTACTACGTTTGGTTGTTTAGTTGAGATGagttttttaaaataatattatataATTTATACTTTATTTTGACACTAACTTTCAATATTTACAATTGATTTAATTCAATTGAATTGCCATttcaattttaattattttaatttaataatacATTATAGAATATTATTAtataataaattataaattatagtttaatttgtaatatatatatatatatatatatatatatatatatatatatatatatatataatatatatatatatatatatatatatatataatttaaaataatatattagAAGTAATTTGAAATAGTTATTCTTGTATTTGAAAATTATAAGTTAAATTTGAAAGAATTATTTGATAATTCTTTAGATTTAATATTTGAAGTTAAATTTTATAACATATAACTACATTTATAAATAAgaattatattttaaaaaaaatattgaaataTTTGTTTGCCTATTTAGAAGTATTGTTTGACTACTATATTTTAAACAAACATTATAATGTAATTTTTCTGTTGTTCCTATGGTTTTAAAACTGATACATGCgaattatttttttaaaactattttatgcatattttttatggaataaaatattatatattgtatattttttttagAAATGTTGATAGAGACACAAGATAGATacgaaaaaataaatattatgatcaatataagaaaaataaaataaaatgtatCTTTATATTTGTTATTACAAaatctagtttttttttattAGTGATTTGATAGTAACAatgttattatttttattaagagacaaaaaaatatttttgtttttataGAAATTTAATTAGTTTTCATAATTTTTTGTCGAATTATTTGAAAAttgattaatttaatttttttaaagaattGAATCAACTCTCATAGTGTTTATCGGATTATttgaaaattaattaatttaatttttattaaagAAATTAGAGTACACAAtagaaaatataataaaaatataatagTATGAGTTTCGATGGTAACAATGTTATTAAAAAATCgattttcttttttttgagtgATTTGATAGTAACAatgttattatttttattaagagacaaacaaatatttttatttttatagAAATAAAATTAGTTCTCATGATTTTTTGTCGAATTATttgaaaattaattaatttaatttttgtAAGAATTGAATCACTTTCATAATATTTATCGAATTATttgaaaattaattaatttaaatttttattaaaaaaattagaATGCgcaataaaaaatataataaaaatttaatagTTTGAGTTTTAATGTATTGTATGAACGTATAATTTGTATAAGTATATAACATTACTTTTTGGTTAGATTAATTGAAGGGAATAAGTCATGAAATATAAAAATAGAAATATTTTAATTAAAAGTATTTTTAGATCAAACGTTacatattttttaatataaataaaaGAAGTTTAAGAATATTGTGTTTGAAGAGTGTCCTATCATATTTTTTAATGATTTGACGAATAAATGAATGATTTGTCAAAAATATAGTATGAGACTCCGTTTTAATAATATTATAATAGATGACTCCTAATCCTATTAAACATCCTTTTTTTATATTTCTCATATGTAAAAATAGAACAGAATATAATAAATTTTGTTGTGTTGGTTTCAGTAAGTACATATACATGTTACTCTATTTTGTTGTGTGGTAATAATTTTGTTCAGATTAGTTGCTTCTAGTTTCATGTTATTTGATCATTTTGAATCATTTTCTAATTCTTGTTGTAACATTTAACTTTATTTAGGTTTAATCTATAATAGTGACGTAAAAGTAAAACACAAGTTAAAAGACAGCAAGAAACAAGAAAGTACAATCCCACACTTTACTCTATTTTATATATGTTGAGTAGGATCATAAAATTCAAACCACTattctttctttctctctcaaTCACTCGCTCTTTTCTTGGTAATTGTTCTCTAGACATGAAGGAATACTCAGTTTCCTGCAAAAGACATAGCAAACACAACACTAAAAGACAACACCATGTTGTCTCAAAACAACCATCTGCACCAAACCATTCTCTCATATTGTCCACTTCCCAAAACATTCCACCACCTATGCTATCTGCTTTTGTTTCTTTCCTACTTCTTCTTACTTCAATTACACCATCACATTCTACTCACCGCATAATGACTAACCAAACTTTCAAAGCGGGTGAAGAGTTTCTCAAGTTAAGCCGAATCAGAACTCATCTCAAGAAAATCAATAAGCCTCCTGTCAAGACAATTCAGGCATGCATTTTTCTTTTCTCTATTTATGATATGTCTGTTAAGTTGCTTTCAGCTTATTTTTATAAACTTGCCTTATCATTTTGTTGCAGAGTCCAGATGGTGATTTGATAGATTGCGTTTTATCTCATCAACAACCAGCTTTTGATCATCCTAAGCTTAAAGGGCACACACCATTGGTAATAATTTTCAGTAACTACGTACTCAAAAAAAACAAAATGAACTTGCATTAGTTTGAGATAACATGAAGTAATTAAGAGGATTAAGGTTTACAGAATCCACCACAAAGACCAAAGGGATACAACAACAATGGAGAAAATGTCAGTGAGAGGTTTCAGCTATGGGCTGATTCTGGCGAAACATGTCCCGACGGAACGGTTCCGATCAGAAGAACAACAGAAGAGGATATTCTTAGAGCAAGTTCTATCCAAAGATTTGGAAGAAAACCAAAACCTGTAAAGAAAGATTCAACTAGTAGTGATCATGAGGTTAGTTTAAAATATATGGTTAATGATGTTCTAAATTGTGTTTAGATGATTAATAATTTGCAACACCTACATTAATCATCCACAAAATGTAATTAACCattattcattttccattaatAGTCTTTCTTTTATTCCCCACCCACATTTTCCTAGACAGAAAGAAAAGAACAGCACTGGCTTAAGAGACAGTGAAAGGACAGCACCACTTGTGTTTGTTTGTACCAAAAAGTAATATCAAAGATTCAAAGTCAGGATTTTGATGAGAAAGCTCTTCTTGTACCTACATTGGTTATTAAATGCCAATCATTTATAATTTTTCAAGCAGAAACTCCAAAAAATAAAAAGCCTATGTTTATTGCAAATTTGCAACATATCTATTTGTTGACAAGTTGTTTATCTTATTGCAGCATGCAATTCTTTTTGTAAATGGAAATCAATACTTTGGAGCAAAGGCAAACATAAATGTGTGGACACCACAAGTAACAAACGAATATGAATTTAGTTTGTCACAAATATGGGTTATTGCTGGCTCTTTTGGTAATGATCTGAATACCATAGAAGCTGGTTGGCAGGCATGTCCTTACACATTATTTTTCTTAACTATCCCTCTTAATGTTCATTTAATAAGTCTCAGATTCCAATCCCCCATACGCCAACAATTTTTGTGTTGGGTCAGATTGATTCTGTTAATAGACGGTGAGATTGATTCCTCGGTCTGTGGACCAGATATTGAGTTTTGAAAAAAGAAACACTTAATTAATTGCTTATAGCATATACTTATACTTATCATATAGGTGCTTATACTAGATAATCTAGTTACTAGGAATAGGAATGCATTTGTTCATTCTCATTATAGGTTATTTCTTTCTCTGCAGGTAAGTCCAGAACTGTATGGAGACAAATATCCAAGGTTCTTCACTTATTGGACTGTAAGTATTAGTAATAGTAATTAACCTTTATTTTACCTTTTTTTTCCCTGTGCATTGatttgaaagacatgtgctatttaacAACAGACAGATGCATATCAAACAACCGGATGCTACAACTTACTATGTTCAGGTTTCatccaaacaaacaacaaaataGCAATAGGAGCAGCTATCTCTCCCATTTCAGCTTATAACAGTAAACAGTTTGATATTGGCATAATGATTTGGAAGGTGAGTAACACTTTTTTTCACTTATGTTATATCAATGTTATTGCTTTATTTCTTATATGACTTTATTGAATTTCTCAGTAGTGGACCTTAATGGAGTCTACTTTAATTATGTTCCTTTCTATACCTTTATTAAAGCAATAATTCACGCTTTACTTTTATTATGGTCTTACTGTAAATAGCTTCTAAATGCTCAAAAGCTGAATTTCACCAATAGCCATGATGTTCAATAATCATAATATTCAAAATAATCTCTTATGGTCAATGTGTCACTAGTGGTCCTCTTTATGACCAAGTTGAATACTACTATAAATGCTTATATTACAATTCACAATGCAAAGCATGCTGAAAAATGATTGTGAACAGGATCCAAAGCATGGACACTGGTGGCTAGAGTACGGTTCAGGACTGTTAGTTGGATATTGGCCAGCAACCATGTTTAGTCACTTGAGGAATCATGCAAGCATGGTACAGTTTGGTGGAGAGATTGTGAATACACATTCTAAGGGTTACCATACTGGGACTCAAATGGGGAGTGGACACTTTGCTGAAGAAGGATTTAGAAAAGCAGCTTATTTTAGGAACTTACAAGTGATTGATTGGGATAATAACTTGCTTCCTCTTGCTAATATTCATCAGTTAGCTGATCATTCAAGTTGTTATGATATTAAGCAGGGTAATAGCAATGCTTGGGGAACTTATTTTTATTATGGAGGTCCGGGAAGGAATGTAAAATGCCCATGAAAAAACTACATCTAGGggttttgtttttgtttttgtttttgtcACATATTTTAAGTAATTTTGCTATAGATTTTATTTTACTTTGGATGATGTATGTTAGCGAGTGAGGAGACTTTTTAGTGAGGTGAGAAAGAGAGAGGGTGAAGAATAAAGATTGTTATTGTTGAATGTGATTATTACTGAAAGTTATAAAATTGAATTATAATATGCATGTATTTATATACAAAGTTACTTGTACTCTAAGTAACCAACTAATGACTAACTTGATAACTAAGTAACTAACAAAATCTAATTCTAACTAACTTGGGTTTGAGCTTGAGCTACAACTTGGATTGTATCACAACATGCCCCCTTATAATCCAAGTTGTCGAACACAAACTAATTATAGTCGATCTGAATTATTCCTAATTTTTTTATCAGAGTTAGAAATCTGTCGATCTTCAGTCTTTTGGTGAAAATTTCGACCAACTGTGCTTCACTCGAGCAATGTCGATCttcaatctcaacaacaagatgatgacAGAGTTGTGCAAGGTTTTCAAGATTCAGCATCACAATTCCTCTCCTTACCGCCCGAAGATGAATAGGGCAGTagaggcagccaataagaacataaagaagataGTGCAAAAAATGGTGGTGACCTATAAGGACTGAtatgagatgttaccatttgctctgCACGGTTATCGGACTTCGGTACGTACCTCAACTAGGGCAACTCTGTTTTCATTggtttatggcatggaggcagttTTACCCGTCGAAGTTGAATTCCCTTTCTTAAGGTTGATGACAGATGTAAAACTCGACGAGGCCGAGTGGGTGCAAAACAGATTCGATCAGTTGAACCTCATTGAAGAGAAAATAATGGTTGCTATATGCTATATGCCATGGATAGCTATATCAAAAGCGAATGAAGAAAATGGTTGATCGAAGAGTTCGTCCTCAGAATTACCAAGCTCGTGACCTTATGTTGAAAAGAATTATTCTTCCTCAGTCTGATcccaggggcaagtggacttcgAATTATGAAGGGCCATATGTGATAAGGAAGATTTTCTCTAGAGGAGCCATGATGCTCACTACTATagatggtgaggattttccacTCCCTGTAaatgcagacatagtcaaaaaacACTTCGCATAAAAAGGACCCGCTAAGTCgacggcttaggcaaaaatgggcatcctggcgaaccgAAAAATATGGATAAGAAGGTTCGGGaaaaaataagggataaaaacaaaaaatattgAGTACACccactaagttgaaaacccgaaagggcggcttaggcaaaaaagggaactccggtggatcgaaaacctgaaagggcgatccagacaaaagttagggatttaaAGCGAACGACTACGTCTGATTTTGGATTAGTTGATTTCTTCATACTACCAcaagttgaaaacccgaaggggcaGGAATCAGTTCGAATAAATTTTTTTCTTCAGAAAGCAAAGGGTTGAGAGCATTGAGGTCATAAGGAATTATAGTAGAGTCAGAATCTGATGGGAATTCGTTTTTCACATTGTCATTCTTGTAATAAGtcttttattgttgtttttgcaattacctcttcctaggaattaCCTCCTAATGTAAAGGCCTATTCACAGGAGAATTCTCGATCAATAAAAGTTTTCTTTTCATTCAAAAGtgtgttctttatttttcttttacttgttttatttgcaaaaaaaataattttttttataatcaTTGCATTTGGAAATCCCGAGCTTTACATAATATGATAAAAAGACATTTGAATATGCTTTTGATTTTATGCGTGGTCGGGTTGGTAGACAAAGTGGCTACGCAATACCTGGGACATTTTAGCTGTGATTTGGGGATGTTCAAAAGCGAGAATTAGCAAGAATGACTCTCAACTTTGCCTTGTTTCCCCCAGCAGTTATAATGATTGAAGATTGTATAGTCCCCAGAGCAATGTTTCATATTTGGTTGAGAATTTCCCGatttccctagtggagttgcaTTAATTGAGACTTATAGATAAAGACTTCTCATAGAAGGGATATTTTCTTCCCAGCAAAAGTCCACCTCATTTGCAGCAAGGGCCCGCTGAGTTCACAATTTATTTTTTCATAGCCCATCCCCGCAGAGTTCCAGTATTTCAAAGATTTGTCTTCAGCAGACTTGTTTTTGTGATTTTTTTATCTATTCTCATACGAAATCATGCATCATTATACCACATCCATAAAAATTACATAGCATCCCCATTGtacatggagcattacgccataaaaaaaattcaaacatgcatcataacATAAGCCAATGATGTTTTCCCTGTTTCCCCGACGAAGTTATCAATCCCGTGGTATTTTCCCAATCTCTTTTCATCCTTACAAGTTTCATTTGACTCTACCAACCAAAATTCATCCTTATCCTTGTAATCTTTTCAAAATCCAGTCATATCCTGGTAATCTTTGTTAAATCCAGTTCTATCCTGATAATCTTTATTGGTGATCCAGTTCTTTCCTGGCGTAACATCTTTTGTCCACAGACATACGTGTTTAGCTTGGTAGTCTCCGTGATCGTTAAATCCAGTTTTACCGTGGTACCTTTGTTGATAATCCAGTTCTATCCTGGTAATATTTTTAAAGCCAGTTCCATCCTGGTAATCTTCTCAAATCCGGTTCTACCCTGGTACCTTTGTTGATAATCCAGTTCTATCCTGGTAATCTCTTCAAAGCCAGTTCCATCCTGGTAATCTTCTCAAACCCGGTTCTACCCTGGTACCTTTGTTGATAATTCAGTTCTGTCCTAGTAATCTCTTCAAAGCCAGTTCCATCCTGGTAATATTCTCAAATCCGATTCTATCCTGGTAATCTTTGTTGGTGATCCAGTCCCTTCCTGGCGCAACGTCTTCTATTCACGAACGTGCCCGATTAGATTGGCAGTCTCTGTGATTAAACCTTTTTGCTTACTTACACAATGAAGTTCAGATTTTCTAACTGGCCTTTTTTTGCCTCCTTTCCAGAGTGCAAAATTTTgggttcttttggtattcaatcctcTCCCACCTAGAATGTTTGCAAGTGGCGTTTCTTTTCAACCTCTCAGGTGCAAGAAGATTGAATAGAGGCagttgttgtaccccaaaatttaccctcttATTTTTTGACTATAGTTGATTTATGTTTTATCATCACATccattcatgcata containing:
- the LOC127083657 gene encoding uncharacterized protein LOC127083657, which codes for MLSRIIKFKPLFFLSLSITRSFLGNCSLDMKEYSVSCKRHSKHNTKRQHHVVSKQPSAPNHSLILSTSQNIPPPMLSAFVSFLLLLTSITPSHSTHRIMTNQTFKAGEEFLKLSRIRTHLKKINKPPVKTIQSPDGDLIDCVLSHQQPAFDHPKLKGHTPLNPPQRPKGYNNNGENVSERFQLWADSGETCPDGTVPIRRTTEEDILRASSIQRFGRKPKPVKKDSTSSDHEHAILFVNGNQYFGAKANINVWTPQVTNEYEFSLSQIWVIAGSFGNDLNTIEAGWQVSPELYGDKYPRFFTYWTTDAYQTTGCYNLLCSGFIQTNNKIAIGAAISPISAYNSKQFDIGIMIWKDPKHGHWWLEYGSGLLVGYWPATMFSHLRNHASMVQFGGEIVNTHSKGYHTGTQMGSGHFAEEGFRKAAYFRNLQVIDWDNNLLPLANIHQLADHSSCYDIKQGNSNAWGTYFYYGGPGRNVKCP